From Pontibacter actiniarum, a single genomic window includes:
- a CDS encoding DUF2905 domain-containing protein, whose amino-acid sequence MQPIGKTIVVVGVILVVIGLVVWLAGDKFSWFGHLPGDIRVEKKNMRFYAPITSMILLSLLLSLVMWVLRKFF is encoded by the coding sequence ATGCAGCCGATAGGGAAAACCATTGTTGTCGTGGGGGTTATACTTGTCGTGATCGGCCTGGTGGTTTGGCTGGCGGGTGATAAGTTCAGCTGGTTTGGCCACCTGCCCGGCGACATCCGGGTAGAGAAGAAGAACATGCGCTTCTATGCGCCTATCACCAGCATGATTCTGCTGAGCCTCCTGCTCTCGCTGGTTATGTGGGTGCTGCGGAAGTTCTTTTAG
- a CDS encoding YdcF family protein yields MFFVLSKTLDFLLMPLVWLLLLLCLALFLKSAKWRRISLGSALALLLLLSNPFLSNLAWYAWEARAVPVSEVGKYDVAVVLTGVTSYFPDIPDRVHTRKGADRLLHTLQLYRLGKVSKIVITGGKGFLKDDMVPEAEQLKRILLLAGVPETDIITEPRAVNTRENALFTAALLRQHPEWQKVLLVTSAFHMRRASGCFKKAGVSFDSYPADFSASVPALTPEATIVPNAVAFENWQHLIHEVAGYVVYKVLGYC; encoded by the coding sequence ATGTTCTTTGTACTTTCCAAAACGCTTGATTTTCTGTTGATGCCCCTGGTGTGGTTGCTGCTGCTGCTGTGCCTGGCCCTGTTTCTGAAGTCTGCCAAGTGGCGGCGTATCAGTTTGGGGAGTGCCCTGGCGTTGCTGCTGCTGCTTTCCAACCCGTTTCTCTCGAACTTGGCCTGGTATGCGTGGGAGGCGCGTGCTGTGCCAGTTAGTGAGGTGGGCAAGTATGATGTAGCAGTGGTGCTCACGGGGGTAACCTCCTACTTCCCCGACATCCCGGACCGGGTGCACACCCGCAAAGGCGCCGACCGTTTGCTGCACACGCTGCAGCTGTACCGCCTGGGTAAGGTAAGCAAGATCGTGATCACCGGCGGGAAAGGCTTTCTGAAGGACGACATGGTGCCGGAGGCAGAGCAGCTCAAGCGCATCCTGCTTCTGGCTGGCGTGCCGGAAACGGATATCATTACAGAGCCGCGCGCGGTAAACACCCGGGAAAACGCCCTGTTTACGGCAGCGCTGCTGCGGCAACACCCGGAGTGGCAAAAAGTGCTGCTGGTGACCTCTGCCTTTCACATGCGCCGTGCAAGCGGCTGCTTCAAAAAAGCCGGCGTCAGCTTCGATAGCTACCCTGCCGACTTCTCCGCTTCAGTTCCTGCGCTTACCCCGGAAGCCACCATCGTGCCCAACGCCGTAGCCTTTGAGAACTGGCAGCACCTGATCCATGAGGTTGCCGGCTATGTGGTGTACAAGGTGCTGGGCTATTGCTGA
- a CDS encoding NAD-dependent succinate-semialdehyde dehydrogenase, translating to MAIETVNPATGEVVKTFTPHTPEEVQQKIAAAEKAFQSWRGVSFEERARHMHRQADILEAEAEKYGRIISLEMGKPVKDAMAEVKKCALACRYYAEHAADFMADEEIDSKASRSLISFEPLGVVLAVMPWNFPFWQVYRFLAPALMAGNVGLLKHASNVPQCALAIEEIVQKAGFPDNVFQTLLIGSKEVNAVIEHPHVKAVTLTGSETAGSKVAEKAGQEIKKTVLELGGSDAFIVLDDADLDKATEVASKSRMINVGQSCIAAKRFIVVESVADAFLQKFKTKMQSLKTGDPLKEEIDYGPLARADLAEELEKQVQESIRQGAEVVLDGGREGKGSAYFRPMILKNVKPGMPAYEEEMFGPVAAVMVVKDEEEAIKVANDSRFGLGGAVWTQDKERGLRVARKVETGAMFVNALVASSPEIPFGGIKKSGYGRELSYLGIREFVNQKSIWID from the coding sequence ATGGCTATAGAAACCGTGAACCCTGCCACAGGCGAAGTGGTAAAAACCTTTACTCCCCACACACCCGAAGAGGTACAACAGAAAATAGCGGCTGCCGAGAAAGCCTTCCAGAGCTGGCGCGGCGTAAGCTTCGAGGAGCGCGCCAGGCATATGCACAGGCAGGCAGATATCCTGGAGGCGGAGGCGGAAAAATACGGCCGCATCATCTCGCTGGAGATGGGCAAGCCCGTGAAAGACGCCATGGCCGAGGTTAAAAAATGCGCGCTGGCCTGCCGCTACTACGCCGAGCATGCCGCCGACTTTATGGCAGACGAAGAGATCGACTCCAAAGCCTCGCGCAGCTTAATTTCCTTTGAGCCGCTGGGAGTGGTACTGGCCGTGATGCCATGGAACTTCCCCTTTTGGCAGGTGTACCGCTTTCTGGCCCCTGCGCTGATGGCCGGTAACGTAGGGCTGCTGAAACATGCCTCTAACGTGCCGCAGTGCGCATTGGCCATCGAGGAAATCGTACAGAAAGCGGGCTTCCCCGACAACGTGTTCCAGACGCTGCTGATCGGCTCCAAGGAAGTGAACGCTGTAATTGAGCACCCGCACGTGAAAGCCGTTACCCTGACCGGTAGCGAGACAGCAGGCTCGAAGGTGGCCGAGAAGGCCGGGCAGGAAATCAAGAAGACGGTGCTGGAGCTGGGGGGCAGCGATGCCTTTATCGTGCTGGACGATGCCGACCTGGACAAGGCAACAGAGGTGGCCTCCAAGTCGAGGATGATTAACGTGGGCCAGAGCTGCATTGCCGCCAAACGCTTTATTGTGGTGGAAAGCGTTGCCGATGCGTTCCTGCAGAAGTTCAAGACCAAAATGCAGTCCCTTAAAACCGGCGACCCGCTGAAAGAAGAGATTGACTACGGCCCGCTGGCACGTGCCGACCTGGCAGAGGAGTTGGAGAAGCAGGTGCAGGAATCGATCAGGCAAGGAGCCGAGGTGGTGCTGGATGGCGGCCGCGAGGGCAAAGGCAGTGCGTACTTCCGCCCGATGATCCTAAAGAACGTGAAGCCGGGGATGCCAGCCTACGAAGAAGAGATGTTCGGCCCGGTAGCTGCTGTCATGGTGGTAAAAGACGAAGAGGAGGCCATTAAAGTGGCAAACGACTCCCGCTTCGGCCTGGGCGGCGCTGTCTGGACACAGGACAAGGAGCGCGGCCTCCGGGTGGCCAGAAAGGTGGAAACAGGTGCCATGTTTGTCAATGCACTGGTCGCCTCCTCCCCCGAGATCCCTTTTGGCGGCATCAAAAAGTCGGGTTATGGCCGTGAGCTGTCTTACCTGGGCATCCGCGAGTTTGTGAACCAGAAAAGCATTTGGATTGACTAA
- a CDS encoding RNA polymerase sigma factor, whose translation MSTQKPHTITEEELVARLRSGDTKAVSLLYDMYSATLFGVVLQIVKVEETAEDVLQEAFVKIWNSFQSYDASKGRLFTWMINICRNLAIDKIRSKQHRVSLQTREIPASPRADMGADNFKPEHIGLREITETLSPEQKQIIDLMYFEGMTQSEIAEEYQIPLGTVKTRARSAIRTLVKLFKGRAQ comes from the coding sequence TTGTCAACCCAGAAACCACACACCATAACAGAGGAAGAACTTGTTGCCAGGCTCAGGTCCGGCGACACCAAGGCCGTGTCGCTCCTCTACGACATGTACAGCGCTACGCTTTTCGGGGTGGTGCTGCAGATCGTGAAGGTGGAGGAGACCGCTGAAGATGTGCTGCAGGAGGCTTTCGTGAAAATCTGGAACTCCTTCCAAAGTTATGATGCCTCCAAGGGGCGCCTGTTCACCTGGATGATCAACATCTGTAGAAATCTGGCCATTGATAAAATCCGCTCCAAACAGCACCGCGTAAGTTTACAGACCAGGGAGATTCCTGCCTCGCCGCGCGCCGATATGGGGGCCGATAACTTTAAGCCGGAGCACATTGGGCTGCGCGAAATTACGGAGACCCTGAGCCCGGAGCAGAAGCAGATAATCGACCTGATGTACTTTGAGGGGATGACACAGAGCGAGATTGCAGAAGAGTACCAGATACCGCTGGGAACTGTAAAGACGAGGGCGCGCAGTGCAATTAGAACGTTAGTGAAACTGTTTAAGGGACGTGCTCAATAA
- a CDS encoding anti-sigma factor translates to MLNKEEYITSGILELYATGALTPQERQQVEQAAAASDEVRAALEEAQLALEGYAQTYAVQPGQALKSRIMQQIEDQALEKAALEARPLYPAEQEASPYKWMFAASITLFLISGILSFYFYSQWQQAEDRLALAVAQEQQMAQNFSTVSQRVEQQELLLRMLRDESYKPVKLQGVEAHPEATMMVYWNPDQQKVYVDAGQLPAPPAGKQYQLWALAGGQPVDAGMLQVNRQPGLQQMKPVGAAQAFAVTLEPEGGSASPTLEQLYVMGEVQS, encoded by the coding sequence GTGCTCAATAAAGAAGAATACATAACGTCCGGAATTCTGGAGCTCTACGCAACGGGTGCTCTTACGCCGCAGGAGAGGCAGCAGGTGGAGCAAGCCGCCGCCGCCTCGGATGAGGTGCGTGCCGCGCTGGAGGAGGCCCAGCTAGCCCTGGAAGGCTACGCGCAGACCTACGCTGTGCAGCCGGGGCAGGCTCTGAAAAGCCGCATTATGCAGCAGATAGAGGATCAGGCGCTGGAGAAAGCAGCGTTGGAGGCCCGGCCGCTGTACCCCGCGGAGCAGGAGGCGTCTCCCTACAAATGGATGTTTGCCGCCAGCATTACCCTTTTCCTGATCTCCGGCATCCTGAGCTTTTACTTCTACAGCCAATGGCAGCAGGCCGAAGACCGCCTGGCGCTGGCAGTGGCGCAGGAGCAGCAAATGGCTCAGAACTTTAGCACTGTGTCGCAGCGGGTAGAGCAGCAGGAGCTGTTGTTGCGCATGCTGCGCGATGAGAGCTATAAACCTGTGAAACTGCAGGGAGTGGAGGCACACCCGGAGGCGACCATGATGGTTTACTGGAACCCGGACCAACAGAAGGTATACGTGGACGCTGGGCAGCTTCCCGCACCTCCTGCCGGTAAGCAGTACCAGCTGTGGGCCCTGGCAGGCGGCCAGCCCGTTGACGCGGGCATGCTACAGGTAAACAGGCAGCCGGGCCTGCAGCAGATGAAGCCGGTTGGGGCCGCACAGGCCTTCGCCGTTACCCTGGAGCCGGAAGGCGGCAGCGCGAGCCCAACGCTGGAGCAGCTCTACGTGATGGGGGAGGTGCAGTCCTGA
- a CDS encoding rhodanese-like domain-containing protein, whose translation MKKLLLLATCCWMLLLQACGQTTDKAYALMLKGLYKNSLPFVKPAVLQKMLQAAEKPLLLDTRQAEEYKVSHLPGARFVDYETFKVAQLADVPHDTPIVLYCAVGYRSERVGEQLKAAGYTSVQNLYGGIFEWVNQGYPVYSQKGKTVKVHAYSRAWGVWLRKGEKVYGQE comes from the coding sequence TTGAAAAAACTCCTGCTCTTAGCTACGTGCTGCTGGATGCTGTTGCTACAGGCCTGTGGGCAAACCACAGACAAAGCCTATGCGCTGATGCTGAAGGGGCTCTACAAGAACTCACTCCCATTTGTGAAGCCGGCGGTGCTGCAAAAAATGCTGCAGGCGGCAGAGAAGCCCCTGCTGCTGGACACGCGGCAGGCGGAGGAGTACAAGGTAAGCCATTTGCCGGGAGCCCGGTTTGTCGATTACGAAACGTTTAAAGTGGCTCAGCTGGCGGATGTGCCCCATGATACCCCCATCGTGCTGTACTGTGCCGTGGGCTACCGCAGTGAGCGGGTAGGAGAACAGTTAAAGGCAGCCGGCTATACGAGCGTACAAAACCTCTACGGCGGCATATTCGAATGGGTGAACCAGGGATACCCCGTTTATAGCCAGAAAGGCAAAACGGTAAAAGTGCATGCATACTCCAGAGCCTGGGGCGTGTGGCTCCGGAAAGGAGAGAAAGTATATGGACAAGAGTAA
- a CDS encoding TIGR04282 family arsenosugar biosynthesis glycosyltransferase, which yields MDKSKLLLLFVRNPELGKVKTRLAATVGPEKALQVYIRLLEHTREVTRQLPVHKLVYYTDEVKPDDLWPNETYEKRVQPGGDLGVKMQAAFASAFEEGYSSVVIIGSDCLQLTSDIIADAYQKLASHEVVVGPALDGGYYLLGMNRLYPQLFQNKRWSTAHVFPDTVQDLQDLDLPYALLPRLSDVDHAEDLDEDWLA from the coding sequence ATGGACAAGAGTAAACTATTGCTGCTTTTCGTGCGCAACCCGGAGCTGGGCAAGGTAAAAACCAGGCTGGCCGCTACCGTTGGGCCCGAAAAAGCACTGCAGGTGTACATACGCCTGCTGGAGCACACACGCGAGGTAACCCGGCAGCTGCCGGTGCACAAGCTTGTGTACTACACCGACGAGGTAAAGCCGGATGATCTCTGGCCAAACGAAACCTATGAGAAGCGGGTGCAGCCAGGCGGCGACCTGGGCGTGAAAATGCAGGCTGCCTTTGCCAGCGCCTTCGAAGAGGGCTATTCCTCCGTTGTGATCATCGGGAGCGACTGCCTGCAGCTGACCAGCGATATTATAGCGGATGCCTACCAGAAGCTAGCGAGCCATGAGGTTGTGGTAGGCCCGGCACTCGACGGGGGCTACTACCTGCTGGGCATGAACCGCCTGTACCCGCAACTGTTCCAGAACAAGCGCTGGAGCACGGCGCATGTCTTCCCCGATACTGTTCAGGATCTGCAGGACCTGGACCTGCCTTACGCCCTGCTGCCCCGGCTCTCTGATGTAGACCATGCCGAGGACCTGGATGAAGATTGGCTGGCGTAG
- a CDS encoding DUF2461 domain-containing protein — translation MSIKIEQDTLTFLAELAEHNTREWFGEHKARYDKARKNYISFLDELLLEMQHFEPAARGQQGKELVFRIYRDVRFSNDKRPYKDHFGAYIAEGGRKSILPGYYLHLAGNNNSFLAGGLWYPPAEQLKAVRQEIDYSLEEFKGIVESEAFVKRFGGIQGDQLKTTPKGYDKENPAIHYLRFKGWNGVMPLPDETVLRPDFMQVVLDGFQALKPLNDFLMAPLLDVGGDE, via the coding sequence ATGTCCATTAAAATAGAGCAGGATACACTTACTTTTCTGGCCGAACTGGCCGAGCATAACACCCGCGAGTGGTTTGGCGAGCATAAAGCCCGCTACGATAAGGCCCGTAAAAACTACATCTCCTTTTTGGATGAGCTGTTACTGGAAATGCAGCACTTTGAGCCCGCCGCGCGCGGACAGCAGGGCAAAGAGCTGGTCTTCCGGATATACCGCGACGTACGCTTCTCTAATGATAAACGGCCGTACAAGGATCACTTTGGAGCCTACATCGCAGAGGGAGGCCGTAAATCTATCCTTCCGGGCTATTACCTGCACCTGGCGGGCAACAATAACTCGTTTCTGGCAGGAGGCCTGTGGTACCCGCCGGCAGAGCAGCTAAAGGCGGTGCGGCAGGAAATTGACTATAGCCTGGAGGAGTTTAAGGGCATTGTGGAGTCAGAGGCGTTTGTGAAACGCTTCGGAGGCATTCAGGGCGATCAGCTGAAAACCACGCCCAAGGGCTATGACAAGGAAAACCCGGCCATCCACTACCTGCGTTTTAAAGGCTGGAACGGTGTAATGCCGTTACCAGACGAGACAGTGCTGCGCCCTGACTTCATGCAGGTGGTGCTGGACGGCTTTCAGGCGCTTAAGCCTCTGAACGATTTCCTGATGGCCCCGCTGCTGGATGTGGGAGGAGATGAATAG
- a CDS encoding serine hydrolase domain-containing protein, with amino-acid sequence MRKLLTSLLVILTSYAFGQQHKQVVDSLLYGQNGIKQTHPEVGLVIGIYQQGKTSYHTFGSRTKGGAAPLDSATLFEIGSATKTFTALLLARAIIAQEMGMHDFIDNYLPSKVALPCPLSNKVKLTDLASHQSGLPNLSNDKYFADLLKRDPVNPFRFVDKDYLYRILLRTDSLTGYRQYQYNNYAYSLLGDILERKTKMKYEDLVESTILNPLHMQYTSLEVPVGANVAGLYNEDGEPQVYMIIDAANPAGGLKSNAVDLIKYLKAHISSDAFGEAVQLTRLMYYEDRDRKVGLGWDIGKDFYQKDGDTFGNSVLMRYSEAQDMAIVVLSNHQNGQLVRNAVDFIYSRLSSK; translated from the coding sequence ATGAGAAAACTGTTGACGAGTTTACTTGTTATCTTAACCTCCTATGCTTTCGGGCAGCAGCACAAGCAGGTTGTTGATTCTCTGCTATATGGGCAAAATGGCATAAAACAGACGCACCCTGAAGTAGGCCTGGTGATAGGTATTTACCAGCAGGGCAAAACCAGTTACCACACTTTCGGTTCGAGGACAAAGGGCGGGGCAGCACCGCTGGACAGTGCCACGCTATTCGAGATTGGTTCTGCGACCAAAACATTCACGGCCCTGCTGCTGGCCCGTGCTATTATAGCGCAGGAAATGGGGATGCACGACTTCATCGATAACTACCTGCCATCAAAAGTAGCGCTTCCGTGCCCCCTTTCTAACAAGGTAAAGCTGACAGACCTGGCCTCACATCAGTCCGGGCTCCCCAACCTGAGTAACGACAAGTACTTTGCAGACTTGCTTAAGAGAGACCCCGTCAACCCTTTTCGGTTTGTCGACAAAGACTATTTGTACCGCATACTCCTGCGCACGGACTCGCTCACCGGCTACCGTCAGTACCAGTACAATAACTACGCCTACTCCCTCTTGGGAGACATCCTTGAAAGAAAAACAAAAATGAAGTATGAAGACCTTGTGGAGAGCACCATTCTAAACCCGCTCCACATGCAGTATACCTCGCTTGAAGTGCCTGTGGGTGCAAACGTGGCCGGGCTTTACAATGAAGACGGCGAGCCCCAGGTTTATATGATCATAGATGCTGCAAACCCCGCAGGAGGCTTAAAGTCAAACGCGGTGGACCTGATAAAGTACCTGAAAGCCCACATTTCCTCGGATGCGTTTGGCGAGGCTGTACAACTTACCCGGCTCATGTACTACGAAGACAGAGACAGAAAAGTAGGCCTGGGCTGGGACATAGGGAAAGACTTTTACCAAAAAGACGGCGACACCTTTGGCAACTCCGTTCTGATGCGGTACAGTGAGGCGCAGGACATGGCCATTGTAGTGCTGTCCAACCATCAGAACGGGCAGCTTGTACGGAATGCCGTTGACTTTATCTACAGCCGGCTAAGCAGCAAGTAA
- a CDS encoding glycosyltransferase family 2 protein — MTRINVIIPAYNEEKSIAHVLHDIPAGFAADVIVVNNNSTDRTAETAAAAGATVLHEPRPGYGNACLKGIAYAAAKPAATRPDILVFLDGDYSDYPEEMVQLVQPVVQGEAEMVIGSRALGQREAGAMLPQQIFGNWLATSLLRLLYGARFTDLGPFRAIRLDTLLALGMRDRTYGWTVEMQAKAARKKVSYTEMPVTYRKRIGTSKVSGTVKGTVMAGYKIILTIFKYL, encoded by the coding sequence ATGACCAGAATAAACGTTATCATACCCGCTTACAACGAAGAAAAATCCATTGCCCACGTACTGCACGACATCCCCGCCGGCTTTGCCGCTGATGTGATCGTGGTAAACAACAACTCCACAGACCGCACCGCCGAAACCGCCGCCGCCGCCGGGGCTACCGTATTGCACGAGCCCCGCCCCGGCTATGGCAACGCCTGCCTGAAGGGCATTGCCTACGCCGCCGCCAAGCCTGCCGCTACCCGCCCGGACATCCTTGTTTTTCTGGACGGAGACTATTCAGATTATCCGGAGGAGATGGTACAGCTGGTGCAGCCTGTGGTGCAGGGCGAAGCCGAGATGGTGATAGGCTCCCGGGCCCTGGGCCAGCGGGAGGCCGGGGCCATGCTGCCACAGCAAATCTTCGGCAACTGGCTGGCCACCTCCCTCCTGCGGCTACTCTACGGTGCCCGCTTCACAGATTTGGGCCCCTTCCGCGCAATCCGGCTGGATACGCTGCTGGCACTGGGCATGCGCGACCGCACTTACGGCTGGACGGTAGAGATGCAGGCAAAAGCAGCCCGAAAAAAAGTGAGCTACACCGAGATGCCGGTCACCTACCGCAAGCGCATCGGTACATCTAAAGTTTCCGGCACCGTAAAAGGCACTGTCATGGCGGGATATAAAATCATCCTGACTATATTTAAGTACCTGTAA
- a CDS encoding peroxiredoxin: MKEEAIKVGDKAPDFELERQDGGFFRLYETLREKNVVLYFYPKDSTPGCTKQACEFRDQYEVFEQQGAEVVGVSSDSVESHQRFEQVYKLPFTLISDKGGSIRKLFGVPKKLGLLPGRVTYIIDREGIVRYVFNSMSKPLEHVSTALEVLREINSEAHHHKV; encoded by the coding sequence ATGAAAGAGGAAGCCATAAAGGTTGGTGACAAAGCACCGGATTTTGAGCTGGAGCGCCAGGATGGAGGGTTCTTCCGCCTGTATGAGACGCTGCGGGAGAAGAATGTTGTGCTATATTTCTATCCTAAAGACAGCACGCCCGGGTGTACAAAGCAGGCCTGCGAGTTCCGCGACCAGTATGAAGTGTTCGAGCAGCAGGGCGCGGAGGTTGTAGGTGTCAGCTCCGATAGCGTGGAGTCGCACCAGCGGTTTGAGCAAGTGTACAAACTCCCCTTCACGCTGATTAGCGATAAAGGCGGGAGTATCCGAAAGCTGTTCGGGGTGCCTAAGAAGCTTGGCCTGCTCCCGGGGCGGGTAACCTACATTATTGACCGGGAAGGAATCGTGCGCTATGTGTTTAACTCCATGTCTAAGCCGCTGGAGCACGTAAGCACCGCACTGGAGGTGCTGCGCGAAATCAACAGCGAAGCGCATCATCACAAAGTATAA
- a CDS encoding alpha/beta fold hydrolase, with the protein MAKQTEVTQESIFIPVTATDTLHLRRFSREQQGPPVFLVHGSIENGHIFYSKSGKGFAPYLAQQGYDVFVADLRGRGQSRPAISGKSAFGLDHTLTEDFPAFISKIQELKGDVPQYWGAHSWGGVLMLAYLARPAVPVQVQAMAFFASKRRISIWSPKKFLMVDVMWNWFAKATVAATGALYAKQLKMGSDSETKHTHRQTHQWVVQRRWLNWHDKYDYAAALQRMQLPPTLYLTGAKDDVLGHPVDVEKLMQETGSSHSEFKVLSKANGQRHDYDHINILTHPDAQHDHFPEVVRWFKNAEATMQPFQAQRGQVNSASEN; encoded by the coding sequence ATGGCAAAACAAACCGAAGTTACACAAGAGTCTATCTTTATACCTGTTACAGCCACTGATACGCTGCACCTGAGGCGCTTTAGCCGGGAGCAGCAGGGCCCACCGGTGTTCCTGGTGCATGGCTCTATCGAGAATGGCCACATTTTCTACTCTAAGTCAGGCAAGGGGTTTGCTCCCTACCTGGCTCAGCAGGGCTATGATGTGTTTGTGGCTGACCTGCGCGGCCGTGGCCAGAGCCGGCCAGCTATTTCGGGCAAATCAGCGTTTGGGCTAGACCACACGCTTACCGAAGACTTTCCGGCCTTTATCAGCAAGATACAGGAACTGAAGGGAGACGTGCCGCAGTACTGGGGAGCCCACTCCTGGGGCGGTGTGCTGATGCTGGCCTACCTGGCCCGCCCCGCCGTACCTGTGCAGGTGCAGGCAATGGCTTTCTTTGCCAGCAAGCGCCGCATCAGTATCTGGAGCCCTAAAAAGTTTCTGATGGTGGATGTGATGTGGAACTGGTTTGCCAAAGCCACCGTGGCAGCCACGGGTGCCCTGTACGCCAAGCAGTTGAAGATGGGCTCCGACAGCGAAACAAAGCACACGCACCGGCAAACGCACCAGTGGGTGGTGCAGCGCAGGTGGCTCAACTGGCACGACAAGTATGACTATGCCGCCGCCCTTCAGCGCATGCAGCTGCCGCCCACGCTCTACCTCACCGGCGCAAAAGACGATGTGCTGGGCCACCCCGTGGATGTGGAGAAACTGATGCAGGAGACCGGCAGCAGCCACAGTGAGTTTAAAGTACTGAGCAAAGCCAACGGCCAGCGGCACGACTACGACCACATCAACATTCTGACACACCCTGACGCGCAGCACGACCACTTTCCGGAGGTGGTTCGTTGGTTTAAAAACGCTGAGGCCACCATGCAACCCTTCCAGGCGCAAAGGGGTCAGGTAAATAGCGCAAGCGAAAATTAG
- a CDS encoding neutral/alkaline non-lysosomal ceramidase N-terminal domain-containing protein — translation MNVNTKKSTRRYTYSAVVLFLLLLTACVVRPLDRTPYRETDYYEETIDDLSESPAVVSHGDTVQVGWAKVNITPPTGTPLAGYGKRLGMEYEEVHDSTWARTFAFSNGKTEAYYVALDLLIVPMEVLQELEKMYPKLGLQPEQVYLTATHSHTSFGGWGKKLGIKFMSGKYDEELVEKLATQVVQSIQLARQNLQPTKIGYGSTSAASLVRNRLLKDEDNPFYNDRLSSRDTKLRFLKFERPDGTTAVLSVFAAHPTILPSDAPELSRDYPGVLVDELEERVGFTSFSAGAVGSHSAVYLDGDTYESTQKVGGQLAKLLREELIHVPTQYVSTLGYGRVPLELPDPQWRISKGIRLAPFLFNGLFGEHPAYVTSLQVGNVVLLGAPADYSGEFVAQLEQQAQAQGQQAVVTSFNGGYIGYITPDKYYNLDEYETRSMNFFGPYSGSYLTEIMLRQLQQHKR, via the coding sequence ATGAACGTCAACACAAAGAAATCCACACGCCGCTACACCTACTCCGCGGTGGTGCTGTTCTTACTGCTGCTCACCGCCTGCGTGGTGCGCCCCCTGGACCGCACCCCGTACCGGGAAACGGACTATTACGAGGAAACCATCGACGACCTGAGCGAAAGCCCTGCCGTTGTGAGCCACGGCGACACCGTGCAGGTGGGGTGGGCAAAAGTAAATATCACACCGCCTACAGGCACCCCGCTGGCAGGCTACGGCAAGCGCCTTGGCATGGAGTACGAAGAGGTGCACGACTCTACGTGGGCACGCACCTTTGCCTTCAGCAACGGGAAAACCGAAGCCTACTATGTGGCCCTGGACCTGCTGATCGTGCCGATGGAGGTACTGCAGGAACTGGAGAAAATGTACCCCAAACTTGGCCTGCAGCCTGAGCAAGTATACCTGACCGCCACCCATAGCCACACCAGCTTCGGCGGCTGGGGTAAAAAGCTGGGCATAAAATTCATGTCGGGTAAGTATGATGAGGAACTGGTGGAGAAGCTGGCAACCCAGGTTGTGCAAAGTATACAGCTGGCCCGCCAAAACTTGCAGCCCACCAAAATAGGCTACGGCAGCACCAGCGCCGCCAGCCTGGTGCGCAACCGCCTGCTCAAAGACGAGGACAACCCCTTCTACAACGACCGCCTGAGCAGCCGAGATACAAAGCTGCGCTTCCTGAAGTTTGAGCGCCCCGACGGCACCACGGCCGTGCTCTCCGTTTTCGCGGCGCACCCCACCATCCTTCCCTCCGATGCACCGGAGCTGTCCCGGGATTACCCGGGCGTGCTGGTGGATGAACTGGAGGAGCGGGTGGGCTTTACCTCTTTTTCAGCGGGTGCCGTGGGCAGCCACAGTGCGGTGTACCTCGATGGCGACACCTACGAGAGCACCCAGAAAGTGGGCGGCCAACTGGCGAAGCTGCTGCGCGAGGAGCTCATCCATGTGCCGACACAGTATGTCAGCACCCTGGGCTACGGACGCGTGCCGCTCGAGCTGCCAGACCCGCAGTGGCGCATCAGCAAAGGCATCCGTTTAGCTCCCTTTCTGTTCAATGGCCTGTTTGGTGAGCATCCCGCTTATGTCACCAGCCTGCAGGTGGGCAACGTGGTGCTGCTCGGCGCCCCCGCCGACTACTCCGGTGAGTTTGTCGCGCAGTTGGAGCAGCAGGCCCAGGCGCAGGGGCAGCAGGCGGTTGTTACCAGCTTTAACGGCGGCTATATCGGCTATATCACGCCGGATAAATACTATAACCTGGATGAGTACGAAACGCGGAGCATGAACTTCTTTGGACCGTACAGCGGCAGTTACCTCACCGAAATAATGCTGCGCCAGCTACAGCAGCACAAACGATAG